A single region of the Sphingobium sp. TKS genome encodes:
- a CDS encoding TonB-dependent receptor plug domain-containing protein, producing the protein MRFRHALAGLALATCLVSPTELLAAPKTDATLSQRHKFDIPPQPLSSALRQLSTQSGVRILFPYDEVAAIRSRRVQGWLSTEDALERLLAGTALKHSEAGVGVIALAIPANRSAAHRRPLAVQLAQIGIAGAAAPVAMAPGAEAEETSAPIIVTGTRQTTRTVAESLAPIDVLSAKDMEASGKQSVRDLLGTLVPSINVSNSGAGASFAVKTLSLRGLAGDQLLVLVNGKRRHNTATLFINGTTQNGQSPPDLDLIPSSSIERIEVLRDGASAQYGSDAIAGVVNILLKDDASGTASFLGGATADGGGEQGRLQISKGFGIGDGGHVHFTLDAFLQGRTYRSALNPGRFYAYLGQPYSATTGTPDPREATVNRDVNKGGQPQVSGINFAYDVSLPVSEAVQFYLFGTASRRHSDAWLTYRFPDAPNNIPELFPNGYSPHLHIYDEDFQTAAGLRGDLSDTFHYDLSSSFARNWVKYRESSVVNASLGPASPADMYIGSVTSKEWTTNLDLQKTVDLGLAEPLLVALGVEYRWNSYAIGSGDPESYIDGGYRSTSGANAGVLRTSGSQGVTGFPLSSAGKWHRDNWSAYLNLEQQVIEGFEVALAGRHEDYSDFGTTDTGKASLRIEPVRGLALRGTASTGFRAPTLQQQHYSSASTINVGGVLLPVSALPVDSAAAIALGATPLKPEKSRNLSAGIVITPTPRLNITVDAYQIKIKDRILLSETLQGPLVRSVLAAAGITSSAGGFYFSNAADTRTRGIDVVSTWRADFNDLGHAVFSLSANFNKTVFTHVDAVPSVLASSGLALIGRSKQGDFTKGTPRDKFIANILWTKGPASLNLRATRFGKVTMVHPTTPSLDAEIDPEIIVDLEAGVELRKGIKLSAGANNLFNSYPDKLLPVLQGNGFSLYNQYSPYGTSGGFYYGRLNFEF; encoded by the coding sequence ATGCGTTTTCGCCATGCGCTGGCAGGGTTGGCCCTTGCCACCTGCCTTGTTTCGCCCACGGAGCTTCTGGCGGCCCCCAAGACGGACGCCACTCTGTCGCAGCGTCACAAGTTCGACATTCCACCGCAGCCGCTGAGCAGCGCCCTGCGCCAGCTTTCGACGCAGTCGGGCGTGCGCATCCTGTTTCCCTATGACGAAGTAGCCGCGATACGCAGCCGGCGCGTGCAAGGCTGGTTATCGACCGAAGATGCGCTGGAAAGGCTGCTCGCCGGAACCGCGCTCAAGCATAGCGAGGCGGGCGTGGGCGTCATTGCGCTCGCGATCCCCGCCAACCGGAGCGCCGCCCACCGCCGCCCGCTGGCCGTTCAACTCGCGCAGATCGGCATCGCGGGCGCGGCAGCTCCGGTCGCCATGGCACCGGGCGCCGAAGCGGAGGAGACGTCCGCCCCCATCATCGTCACCGGCACCCGCCAGACCACGCGCACCGTCGCGGAAAGCCTCGCGCCGATCGACGTACTAAGCGCCAAGGATATGGAAGCGAGCGGCAAGCAATCGGTCCGCGACCTGCTGGGGACGCTGGTGCCGTCGATCAACGTGTCGAACAGCGGCGCCGGGGCCAGCTTCGCGGTTAAGACGCTGTCGCTGCGCGGGCTTGCGGGCGACCAGTTGCTGGTGCTGGTGAACGGCAAGCGGCGCCACAATACGGCGACCCTCTTCATCAACGGCACGACCCAAAACGGCCAGTCGCCGCCGGACCTGGACCTCATCCCCTCCTCCTCCATCGAACGCATAGAGGTACTGCGCGACGGGGCGTCGGCGCAATATGGTTCGGACGCGATTGCAGGCGTCGTCAATATCTTATTGAAGGATGACGCCAGCGGCACGGCTTCCTTCCTGGGCGGCGCCACGGCGGACGGCGGCGGCGAACAGGGCCGGCTCCAGATCAGCAAGGGCTTTGGCATCGGTGATGGCGGCCATGTCCATTTCACGCTGGACGCCTTCCTTCAGGGACGCACCTATCGCAGCGCGCTGAACCCCGGCCGCTTTTATGCATATCTCGGCCAGCCTTATTCAGCGACCACTGGCACGCCCGATCCACGTGAAGCGACCGTCAACCGCGACGTGAACAAGGGTGGCCAGCCGCAGGTTTCGGGCATCAACTTCGCCTATGACGTGTCGCTGCCGGTAAGCGAGGCGGTACAGTTCTACCTGTTCGGCACGGCTTCCCGGCGGCATAGCGACGCCTGGCTGACCTATCGCTTCCCCGATGCGCCGAACAATATTCCGGAGCTTTTCCCCAACGGCTACAGCCCGCACCTCCACATTTATGACGAGGATTTCCAGACGGCGGCAGGACTGCGTGGAGATCTCTCCGACACATTCCATTACGACCTGTCCAGCAGCTTTGCCCGCAATTGGGTGAAATATCGGGAAAGCTCGGTCGTCAACGCGTCGCTCGGCCCGGCGAGCCCTGCCGACATGTATATCGGCTCCGTCACGTCGAAGGAGTGGACGACCAATCTCGACCTTCAAAAGACGGTCGATCTGGGCCTGGCTGAACCGTTGCTGGTGGCGCTGGGGGTGGAATATCGCTGGAACAGCTACGCCATCGGTTCGGGCGACCCCGAATCCTATATCGACGGCGGATATCGCTCGACCAGCGGCGCCAATGCAGGGGTGCTGCGGACATCCGGATCGCAGGGTGTGACAGGTTTCCCCCTCTCCTCCGCCGGAAAATGGCACCGCGACAATTGGAGCGCCTATCTGAACCTGGAACAGCAGGTCATAGAGGGGTTCGAGGTCGCGCTGGCCGGGCGGCATGAGGATTATTCGGACTTCGGCACCACCGACACCGGCAAGGCGTCGCTGCGTATCGAGCCGGTGCGCGGCCTGGCGCTGCGCGGCACGGCAAGCACGGGCTTCCGCGCCCCGACGCTGCAACAGCAGCATTATTCCTCCGCCAGCACGATCAATGTGGGCGGTGTGCTGCTGCCCGTATCGGCGCTGCCGGTGGATTCAGCGGCGGCCATCGCTCTGGGCGCAACACCGCTGAAACCGGAAAAGTCGAGGAACCTTTCCGCCGGCATCGTCATCACGCCGACGCCGCGCCTCAACATCACGGTCGACGCCTATCAGATCAAGATCAAGGATCGCATCCTGTTGTCCGAAACCCTGCAGGGTCCGCTGGTGCGCAGCGTGCTGGCGGCGGCGGGCATCACCTCTTCGGCGGGCGGCTTCTACTTCTCCAACGCGGCCGATACGCGGACGCGCGGGATCGATGTGGTCAGCACCTGGCGCGCCGATTTCAACGACCTGGGCCATGCGGTGTTCAGCCTGTCGGCCAATTTCAACAAGACCGTCTTCACCCATGTCGATGCCGTGCCGAGCGTACTGGCCAGTTCCGGGCTGGCGCTGATCGGCCGGTCGAAGCAGGGCGACTTCACCAAGGGCACGCCGCGCGACAAGTTCATCGCCAATATCCTCTGGACCAAGGGACCGGCGAGCCTGAACCTGCGCGCCACCCGCTTTGGCAAGGTGACGATGGTCCATCCGACCACGCCCTCGCTGGATGCGGAAATCGATCCCGAGATCATCGTCGACCTGGAAGCCGGGGTGGAACTGCGCAAGGGCATCAAGCTGTCAGCGGGCGCCAACAATCTGTTCAACAGCTATCCCGATAAATTGCTGCCCGTACTGCAGGGCAATGGCTTCTCCCTCTACAACCAATATTCGCCCTACGGGACCAGCGGCGGCTTTTATTACGGCCGGTTGAACTTCGAATTCTGA
- a CDS encoding metallophosphoesterase has translation MLMPFRRRKASAEPLAPNVGGDARVYAIGDIHGRDDLFAELLDKIGRDEADRPPLPRLLILLGDLVDRGPQSAQVVERAMGLARSGEDVRFIKGNHEEMFIAAARGRAQAARFFRRYGGVETLASYGLDPDDCATMGDETLAQWMLTHIPRDHIDFLDDFPDMLPVGDYLFVHAGVRPRIGLDAQIPADLRWIRGDFLNHRGQFGKMVVHGHSISEDVDVQPNRIGIDTGAFRSGRLTAIGLEENQRWFLQTCA, from the coding sequence ATGCTGATGCCCTTCCGCCGCCGGAAAGCGTCTGCCGAACCGCTAGCCCCCAACGTGGGCGGAGATGCGCGCGTCTATGCGATTGGCGACATTCATGGCCGCGACGATCTGTTTGCCGAATTGCTGGACAAGATTGGGCGAGATGAAGCGGATCGTCCTCCCCTGCCCCGGCTGCTGATCCTGCTGGGCGATCTGGTGGATCGCGGACCGCAATCGGCGCAGGTTGTCGAACGGGCGATGGGACTGGCGCGATCAGGCGAGGATGTCCGCTTCATCAAGGGCAATCATGAGGAAATGTTCATCGCTGCTGCTCGCGGTCGGGCGCAGGCCGCCCGCTTCTTCCGGCGATATGGTGGGGTCGAGACGCTGGCCAGCTATGGCCTGGATCCAGACGATTGTGCCACCATGGGCGACGAGACGTTGGCCCAATGGATGCTGACCCATATACCCCGCGATCATATCGATTTTCTGGACGATTTTCCCGACATGCTGCCGGTGGGCGACTATCTGTTCGTGCATGCCGGGGTTCGGCCGCGCATCGGGCTCGACGCGCAGATTCCCGCCGATCTGCGCTGGATCAGGGGCGATTTCCTGAACCACCGGGGACAGTTCGGGAAGATGGTCGTCCACGGCCATAGCATCAGCGAGGATGTCGACGTTCAGCCCAATCGGATCGGCATCGACACCGGCGCTTTCCGTAGCGGTCGACTAACCGCTATCGGGCTGGAGGAAAATCAACGCTGGTTCCTGCAAACTTGCGCCTGA
- the dcd gene encoding dCTP deaminase yields the protein MSILSDKWIREQAQTHNMIEPFVESQRRDGCISYGLSSYGYDARVADEFKIFTNVNSAVVDPKDFAANSFVDRKTDVCIIPPNSFALARTVEYFRVPRDVLVICLGKSTYARCGIIVNVTPLEPGWEGHVTLEFSNTTPLPAKIYANEGACQFLFLKGNEPCETSYADRAGKYMGQQGVTLPRL from the coding sequence ATGTCGATATTGTCGGATAAGTGGATTCGCGAACAGGCCCAGACCCACAACATGATCGAACCGTTCGTGGAGAGCCAGCGGCGTGACGGCTGCATCAGCTATGGCCTCTCCTCCTATGGTTATGATGCGCGGGTGGCGGACGAGTTCAAGATCTTCACCAATGTCAACAGCGCCGTGGTGGACCCCAAGGATTTCGCCGCGAACAGTTTCGTCGACCGCAAGACCGACGTCTGCATCATCCCGCCCAACAGCTTCGCGCTGGCCCGGACGGTCGAATATTTCCGCGTGCCGCGTGACGTGCTGGTGATCTGCCTCGGCAAATCGACCTATGCGCGTTGCGGCATCATCGTGAACGTCACCCCGCTGGAGCCGGGCTGGGAAGGTCATGTGACGCTGGAATTTTCCAACACCACGCCGCTCCCCGCCAAGATCTACGCCAATGAGGGCGCCTGCCAGTTCCTGTTCCTCAAGGGCAATGAGCCGTGCGAGACCAGCTATGCCGACCGCGCGGGCAAATATATGGGGCAGCAGGGCGTCACATTGCCCCGCCTTTGA
- a CDS encoding cytidine deaminase, whose translation MSATKELIEAARGAMAHAHAPYSRFAVGAAVRLTDGQIITGCNFENASYGLSLCAETVALAAVNAQGRFADVEAIAVVGGAMGADGSITGDAIVTPCGRCRQIMNEAEQMAGRTLAIYCAAPEGDAMVEHSVAELLPHAFGPRDLGIFPGKS comes from the coding sequence ATGAGCGCGACGAAAGAACTGATCGAGGCGGCGCGCGGGGCTATGGCCCATGCCCATGCGCCATACAGCCGCTTTGCCGTCGGCGCTGCGGTGCGGTTGACCGACGGGCAGATCATCACCGGCTGCAATTTCGAAAATGCAAGCTATGGCCTGTCGCTCTGCGCCGAAACGGTGGCGCTCGCGGCGGTGAATGCGCAAGGACGCTTTGCCGATGTGGAGGCGATCGCGGTCGTTGGGGGCGCCATGGGCGCGGATGGCTCCATCACAGGCGATGCCATCGTCACGCCCTGCGGCCGGTGCCGCCAGATCATGAACGAAGCCGAGCAGATGGCCGGGCGGACGCTCGCCATCTACTGCGCGGCGCCGGAGGGGGACGCCATGGTCGAACATAGCGTCGCTGAACTATTGCCTCATGCCTTTGGTCCCCGGGATCTCGGCATATTCCCAGGAAAGAGCTGA
- a CDS encoding glycoside hydrolase family 25 protein, whose translation MLARFGVVCAVLGLLALGGWLYARDWAPSREEFPTQGVSVSSADGTIEWGTLAAQGADFAYIRAASGGHFRDPAFEANWAAARAAGMRYGAVLEFSLCAKASDQATGFMTMVPRDNAALPPVIRLAFEPGCRARLGQDAVLSELNTLINLIESHAGTSVVLNVSDDFDAQYGIASGINRTLWLDRNFFPPDSEKRKWVMWTASDMRHIDGIEGPVRWDAMAR comes from the coding sequence TTGCTGGCCCGTTTTGGCGTGGTTTGTGCCGTTCTGGGCCTGTTGGCTCTGGGCGGGTGGCTTTATGCCCGCGACTGGGCGCCGAGCCGCGAAGAATTTCCGACCCAGGGCGTCTCCGTATCATCCGCCGACGGGACCATCGAATGGGGTACGCTGGCGGCACAGGGGGCGGATTTCGCCTATATCCGCGCAGCCAGCGGCGGACATTTTCGCGATCCGGCGTTTGAGGCCAATTGGGCGGCGGCGCGAGCGGCCGGAATGCGCTATGGCGCGGTGCTCGAATTCAGCCTGTGTGCGAAGGCTTCCGATCAGGCGACCGGGTTCATGACCATGGTGCCCCGCGACAATGCCGCCTTGCCCCCGGTGATCCGGCTGGCGTTCGAGCCTGGCTGCCGGGCGCGGCTGGGGCAGGATGCGGTGCTGTCAGAACTGAATACGCTGATCAACCTGATCGAGAGCCATGCAGGCACGTCGGTGGTGCTGAACGTCAGCGACGATTTCGACGCGCAATATGGCATTGCCTCGGGGATCAACCGGACGCTGTGGCTCGACCGCAATTTCTTTCCCCCTGATAGCGAAAAGCGCAAATGGGTGATGTGGACAGCCAGCGATATGCGGCATATCGACGGCATCGAGGGTCCGGTGCGATGGGATGCGATGGCGCGATGA
- a CDS encoding UPF0262 family protein: MADPRIIDITLDERTILWRNADVEQERRIAIFDLLEDNYFEPQRVHEDGYAGPYKVHLRVEEGRLVIEIRRDNGDPLEAIILSLGRFRRPIRDYFAICDSYFQAISNASPAQIETVDMARRGIHNAAAETLIERLEGKIKVDFDTARRLFTLICVLHIKG; the protein is encoded by the coding sequence ATGGCCGATCCGCGCATCATCGATATCACGCTCGACGAGCGGACGATCCTCTGGCGCAATGCCGATGTCGAGCAGGAACGGCGCATAGCCATTTTCGACCTGCTGGAAGATAATTATTTCGAACCCCAGCGCGTCCATGAGGACGGCTATGCCGGTCCCTACAAGGTGCATCTGCGCGTCGAGGAAGGGCGGCTGGTCATCGAAATCCGGCGGGACAATGGCGATCCGCTGGAGGCGATCATCCTGAGCCTGGGTCGCTTCCGCCGCCCGATCCGGGACTATTTCGCGATCTGCGACAGCTATTTCCAGGCGATCAGCAATGCGTCGCCCGCGCAGATCGAGACAGTGGACATGGCGCGCCGCGGCATCCACAATGCCGCCGCCGAGACGCTGATCGAGCGGCTGGAGGGCAAGATCAAGGTCGACTTCGATACGGCCCGTCGCCTCTTCACGCTGATTTGCGTCCTGCATATCAAGGGGTAA
- a CDS encoding replicative DNA helicase: MVELVQFNAAAESGITELPRNVEAEAALLGALMIDNRIAEDVQLKLKPEHFFEPLHGRIYESVMRLVERDMIANPVTLKPMLEQDPALKELGGVGYLAQLTGNGAALLGARDFATQIYDLALLRQLVHVGRELVENALDTSEDVNPREQIEQAEVALYKVSGGEGESGSVKSFAAATTMAVQIAERALNSGGHVSGITTGINSLNEKIGGMHNSDLMILAGRPGMGKTSLATNIAYNAASRWLRDHADGIPPEKNMGAKTAFFSLEMSADQLATRVLAEQSGISGEALRMGKISRADFQNLSRAARELQELPLFIDDTPGLTIAALRTRARRLKRRHDIGFVVVDYLQLLQGTGKGDNRVNEISEISRGLKTLAKELNCPVLALSQLSRAVEQREDKRPQLSDLRESGSIEQDADMVWFVFREDYYVAAKEPGNKESSEHLEWAQEMERIYGLAEVIVAKQRHGSTGRIRMKFDARITRFSDLAEGSYLEDIE, translated from the coding sequence ATGGTCGAACTCGTGCAATTCAACGCCGCCGCGGAATCTGGCATCACTGAACTCCCCCGCAATGTCGAGGCGGAGGCGGCGCTGCTGGGCGCATTGATGATCGACAACCGCATTGCCGAAGATGTGCAGCTAAAGCTCAAGCCCGAGCATTTCTTCGAGCCTCTGCACGGCCGCATCTATGAATCCGTGATGAGGCTGGTCGAGCGCGACATGATCGCGAACCCGGTGACGCTCAAGCCCATGCTGGAGCAGGACCCGGCGCTCAAGGAACTGGGCGGCGTGGGCTATCTGGCGCAATTGACGGGCAATGGCGCCGCGCTGCTGGGCGCGCGCGATTTCGCGACCCAGATTTACGACCTGGCCCTGTTGCGGCAGCTTGTTCATGTCGGTCGTGAACTGGTTGAAAATGCACTGGATACCAGTGAAGATGTCAATCCGCGCGAGCAGATCGAACAGGCCGAAGTCGCGCTCTACAAGGTTTCGGGAGGCGAGGGCGAAAGCGGCTCGGTCAAGAGCTTTGCTGCCGCCACCACCATGGCGGTCCAGATCGCGGAGCGCGCACTCAACAGCGGCGGCCATGTGTCGGGCATCACCACCGGCATTAACAGCCTGAACGAAAAAATCGGCGGCATGCACAATTCGGACTTGATGATCCTCGCGGGTCGTCCGGGCATGGGCAAGACCTCGCTCGCCACCAATATCGCCTATAATGCTGCCTCACGCTGGCTGCGCGATCATGCCGACGGCATTCCACCCGAAAAGAATATGGGCGCCAAGACCGCGTTCTTCAGCCTCGAAATGTCCGCCGACCAGCTCGCTACCCGCGTATTGGCCGAACAGTCGGGCATCAGCGGCGAAGCGCTGCGCATGGGTAAGATCAGCCGCGCGGACTTTCAGAACCTCTCCCGCGCGGCGCGGGAGTTGCAGGAATTGCCGCTCTTCATCGACGATACGCCCGGCCTTACCATCGCCGCGCTGCGCACCCGCGCCCGCCGGTTGAAGCGCCGTCATGACATCGGCTTCGTCGTGGTCGACTATCTCCAACTGCTCCAGGGCACTGGCAAGGGCGATAACCGCGTCAACGAAATTTCAGAAATTTCCCGTGGTTTGAAGACCTTGGCGAAAGAACTTAATTGTCCGGTTCTGGCGCTTTCGCAGCTCAGCCGCGCCGTCGAACAGCGCGAGGACAAGCGCCCGCAGCTCTCCGACCTTCGTGAATCAGGCTCTATTGAGCAAGACGCGGACATGGTCTGGTTCGTGTTCCGCGAGGATTATTATGTTGCCGCCAAGGAGCCGGGGAACAAGGAAAGCTCCGAGCATCTGGAATGGGCGCAGGAAATGGAGCGCATTTACGGTTTGGCCGAGGTGATCGTGGCGAAACAGCGTCACGGCTCCACCGGTCGCATCCGCATGAAGTTCGACGCCAGGATCACCCGCTTCTCTGATCTGGCGGAGGGCAGCTATCTTGAGGATATTGAATAG
- a CDS encoding MAPEG family protein, protein MAVELKILAWSCVLLLVHIFAAAHIKTRQYGTKWNMGARDEELPPLDPVGGRLVRAQANFLETYPIAIITLLGVVVAAKTSGLTAVGGWMWLGARAVYLPLYGMGVPVVRTVAYLVSMVGLALVFQAFVSG, encoded by the coding sequence ATGGCCGTTGAGCTGAAGATATTGGCGTGGAGCTGTGTGTTGCTGTTGGTCCACATCTTCGCGGCGGCGCATATCAAGACGCGGCAATATGGCACCAAATGGAATATGGGGGCGCGTGATGAGGAGTTGCCGCCCCTCGACCCTGTGGGCGGGCGATTGGTGCGCGCGCAGGCGAATTTTCTGGAGACCTATCCGATTGCGATCATCACGCTGCTGGGCGTGGTGGTTGCCGCGAAAACCAGCGGGTTGACCGCGGTTGGCGGATGGATGTGGCTGGGGGCTCGGGCTGTGTATCTGCCGCTTTACGGCATGGGCGTGCCGGTGGTGCGGACTGTCGCCTATCTGGTCAGCATGGTGGGGCTGGCGCTGGTTTTTCAGGCTTTTGTTTCGGGGTAG
- a CDS encoding CocE/NonD family hydrolase encodes MRTFARISILALTLTAFGPPLGAQIDPMTPDTVKTYDPARPQADYIRREVMIPMRDGVKLFTVIVMRKGTTRGPILLSRTPYNAGKATSRNRSQKIEEILPVSDAEFVDDGYIRVYQDVRGLDGSEGDYVMTRPLRGPLNHTEVDHSTDAYDTIDWLVKNVPESNGKVGITGSSYLGFTSLMALIDPHPALKAAVPQSPMVDGWIGDDWFHNGAFRQPNFNYVLGQTAKKGGGAVPFGTGDEYDAYLKEGSAGDFARAYGLDGFPFSQKLMQHPAYDSYWQEQALDKLLAKRKLTVPTMLVVGQWDQEDSYGAPAVYKALEPQDKTNDMVSLVIGPWRHSGVNYDGSHLGDLDFAGDTGLQFRRDTMKPFLDHYLKDNPPKGYKVPGALTYATGADKWQVMAKWPGGSPKALYLAGGNGLSWSKPGAEGSDSYVSDPAKPVPYLPRPVLPNKDDAWKTWLVKDQRFVSGRTDVLSYMTPVLDKPVHIAGQPMVDLFAATSGTDSDWVVKLIDVYPDQYSNVPKMAGYELPIGMEIYRGRYVHGFDEPEALVPGRIENYKFGLPNVNHVFQPGHRIMVTVQSSLFPLYDRNPQSFVPSIFEAKKSDYRIATQSVHYGAGHASAIWLPTMGD; translated from the coding sequence ATGAGAACATTCGCGCGGATTTCCATCCTCGCTCTGACCCTGACGGCGTTCGGACCGCCGCTCGGCGCGCAGATCGATCCGATGACACCGGATACGGTCAAGACTTACGATCCGGCACGCCCCCAGGCCGATTATATCCGGCGCGAAGTGATGATCCCGATGCGCGACGGGGTGAAGCTGTTCACCGTGATCGTCATGCGCAAGGGCACCACTCGCGGCCCCATATTGCTCAGCCGCACGCCTTATAATGCGGGCAAGGCGACCTCCCGCAACCGCAGCCAGAAGATCGAGGAAATCCTGCCCGTTTCCGATGCCGAGTTCGTCGATGACGGCTATATCCGCGTCTATCAGGATGTGCGCGGGCTGGATGGCTCAGAGGGTGACTATGTGATGACCCGGCCTTTACGGGGGCCGTTGAATCACACAGAGGTCGATCACAGCACCGATGCCTATGACACCATCGATTGGCTCGTGAAAAATGTCCCGGAAAGCAATGGAAAGGTTGGGATAACTGGATCGTCCTATCTGGGCTTCACCTCGTTGATGGCGCTCATAGACCCGCATCCGGCGCTCAAGGCCGCCGTGCCGCAAAGCCCGATGGTGGATGGCTGGATCGGGGACGACTGGTTCCACAATGGCGCCTTTCGCCAACCCAATTTCAACTATGTGCTGGGCCAGACCGCGAAGAAGGGCGGCGGGGCCGTGCCCTTTGGAACGGGCGATGAATATGATGCCTATCTGAAGGAAGGGTCGGCGGGCGATTTCGCGCGCGCCTATGGGCTGGACGGCTTTCCCTTTTCCCAGAAGCTGATGCAGCATCCGGCCTATGACAGCTATTGGCAGGAACAGGCACTCGACAAGCTGCTCGCCAAGCGCAAGCTGACCGTGCCGACCATGCTGGTCGTGGGACAGTGGGACCAGGAAGACAGCTATGGCGCGCCGGCAGTCTACAAAGCGCTGGAACCGCAGGACAAGACTAACGACATGGTGAGCTTGGTCATCGGGCCGTGGCGGCATAGTGGCGTCAACTATGACGGGTCACATCTGGGCGATCTGGACTTCGCGGGCGACACTGGGCTTCAGTTCCGGCGCGATACCATGAAACCCTTTCTAGACCATTATTTAAAGGACAATCCTCCCAAGGGATATAAAGTACCGGGGGCGCTTACCTACGCCACCGGGGCGGACAAATGGCAGGTGATGGCGAAGTGGCCGGGCGGCTCGCCCAAGGCGCTGTATCTGGCTGGCGGCAATGGGCTGAGCTGGAGCAAGCCGGGCGCCGAAGGAAGCGACAGCTACGTCTCCGATCCGGCAAAGCCGGTGCCCTATCTCCCCCGCCCGGTGCTGCCGAACAAGGATGATGCGTGGAAGACCTGGCTGGTGAAGGACCAGCGTTTCGTGTCCGGACGGACCGATGTGCTGAGCTATATGACGCCGGTGCTGGACAAGCCCGTGCATATTGCCGGACAGCCGATGGTTGATCTGTTCGCGGCGACATCCGGCACGGACAGCGACTGGGTGGTGAAGCTGATCGACGTCTATCCCGACCAATATAGCAATGTCCCCAAGATGGCGGGCTATGAACTGCCGATCGGGATGGAGATTTATCGCGGGCGCTATGTCCATGGCTTCGACGAGCCGGAGGCGCTGGTGCCGGGTAGGATCGAAAATTACAAATTCGGCCTGCCCAATGTGAACCATGTGTTCCAGCCAGGCCACCGGATCATGGTGACGGTTCAGTCGAGCCTGTTCCCCCTCTATGACCGCAATCCGCAGAGTTTCGTGCCGTCGATCTTTGAGGCGAAGAAGAGCGACTACAGGATCGCGACGCAGAGCGTGCATTATGGCGCGGGCCATGCAAGCGCGATATGGTTGCCGACAATGGGTGACTGA
- a CDS encoding phosphoadenylyl-sulfate reductase, protein MAEPARKLDVIDARPAFTQADADALNARFEGVDTLSMLKTVFAEGLAGNVAVVSSFGTESAVLLSLIAKADKTVPVIFVDTLKMFGETLDYRETLINTLGFTDSRAVVPNAEVLAKKDETGLRWSYDPDGCCEIRKVEPMHRAKEGLDAWISGRKAFQSVTRQNLPRFEIEDGRLKINPLGDWTKDDLEAWFEAENLPRHPLEAQGYLSIGCEPCTSKVLPGEDPRAGRWRGWDKVECGIHSPVTPIPTPAVDPDDPANQPVF, encoded by the coding sequence ATGGCTGAACCTGCCCGCAAGCTTGACGTGATCGACGCCCGCCCCGCCTTTACCCAGGCGGACGCGGACGCGCTCAACGCGCGTTTCGAAGGCGTCGACACGCTGTCGATGCTCAAGACCGTCTTTGCCGAAGGGCTAGCGGGCAATGTGGCGGTCGTGTCCTCCTTCGGCACGGAAAGCGCGGTGCTGCTGTCGCTGATCGCCAAGGCGGACAAGACGGTGCCGGTGATCTTCGTCGATACGCTCAAGATGTTTGGCGAGACGCTGGACTATCGCGAGACGCTGATCAACACGCTGGGCTTTACCGACAGCCGGGCCGTGGTACCCAATGCGGAAGTGCTGGCAAAGAAGGACGAAACCGGCCTGCGCTGGTCCTACGACCCCGACGGCTGCTGCGAAATCCGCAAAGTTGAACCGATGCACCGCGCCAAGGAAGGCCTGGATGCCTGGATTTCCGGGCGCAAGGCGTTCCAGTCGGTGACGCGGCAGAACCTGCCCCGCTTCGAGATCGAGGATGGGCGGCTTAAGATCAATCCGCTGGGCGATTGGACCAAGGACGATCTGGAGGCTTGGTTCGAGGCGGAAAACCTGCCCCGCCATCCGCTGGAAGCGCAGGGTTATCTGTCCATCGGTTGCGAACCCTGCACGTCCAAGGTGCTGCCGGGCGAAGACCCGCGCGCCGGACGCTGGCGCGGGTGGGACAAGGTGGAATGCGGCATCCACTCGCCAGTGACGCCGATCCCGACGCCTGCCGTCGATCCGGACGATCCAGCAAACCAGCCGGTGTTCTGA
- a CDS encoding DUF934 domain-containing protein translates to MVEFLTFREGEATQEPAVTVESFTGQSNSTAVRIEAGEDARELLPYIDRLSLVEVNFPAYGDGRGYSAARILREAGYQGELRAVGDVLVDQLNAMRRCGFDSFRPDKALDDAAVERALNRYADVYQKTVDGRRPLWAKRHPETVNG, encoded by the coding sequence ATGGTTGAGTTCCTGACCTTCCGCGAAGGCGAAGCCACGCAGGAACCGGCTGTGACGGTCGAATCCTTCACCGGCCAGTCCAACTCGACCGCCGTGCGGATCGAAGCGGGCGAGGATGCGCGCGAATTGCTGCCCTATATCGACCGGCTGTCGCTGGTCGAGGTGAACTTCCCCGCCTATGGCGACGGGCGCGGCTATTCGGCGGCGCGTATCCTGCGTGAGGCGGGATATCAGGGCGAACTGCGCGCCGTAGGCGATGTGCTGGTGGACCAGCTCAATGCTATGCGCCGCTGCGGTTTCGACAGTTTCCGGCCCGACAAGGCGCTGGACGATGCCGCCGTGGAGCGCGCCCTTAATCGTTATGCCGACGTCTATCAAAAGACGGTCGACGGCCGCCGCCCGCTGTGGGCGAAACGGCACCCGGAGACTGTGAATGGCTGA